AGGATTTACAATATGAAATTTTTTAGAGAGGAGACTTTTTAATTCCTCTTTGAAAGTGGAAATATTTTCAAAAAAACTAAGAGTTGCTTTCTTGAATTCTACGAATTTTTCATAATATTGATTATTTCGAACTTTGCGATTCATGAATCGCCAAAGTCGTTCAATCAGATTAAGATTTGGAGAATAAGGGGGTAAGAACTTGATTTCTATTCTAGAGTTGTTGAGATGCTCAGAAACCAGTTTTGACCTATAATAACTTGCATTATCACATATCGCTATAATGCGTTCTGCATGGGGATATTGCTCTTCTAATTTCTGAAATAAGCTAATGGTAGATTGCGCATTTATATAATCTGCAACAATGG
This genomic interval from Candidatus Rhabdochlamydia sp. T3358 contains the following:
- a CDS encoding transposase, producing the protein IVADYINAQSTISLFQKLEEQYPHAERIIAICDNASYYRSKLVSEHLNNSRIEIKFLPPYSPNLNLIERLWRFMNRKVRNNQYYEKFVEFKKATLSFFENISTFKEELKSLLSKKFHIVNP